In Halorubrum sp. PV6, a single window of DNA contains:
- a CDS encoding DUF402 domain-containing protein: MKARVRGIYATALTEALLDAGHDVVDASAPIRRRFDAEFGTAAPDVRIATTEDRQGVGAHGDPEAVETLRDRLAATGVDTLAWSDPTPPGTVLDGTATETLGGGAVVRLRLDDGTVEGYLPYGSVDDRVETGDSVRVQVRESAAPWTDRRPEVAGSLRAGDGLVALEPGSGTRVDVRRDEAARELSGMLDLLGLEPPEGWRAVWKPPAVDADTEALRAGLDRAVAAAEGLGDVVDAAGGVGVLDGATDRRDEPVARPNAGFWAWFGRESRFALDDRRRTVTATMPGHHRVKAGAADASTGVDLAEALCEPDADAAFPFGVVTDAFGPAEGDALRLEHGKPDGRLITLGEATVTAVDADGSVTVEREMTGGGTYDGLDVPREAGDVAETSLKEGRWWYPTTYRGRDGTVRGTYVNVCTPVEVFPDAARYVDLHVDVMKHPDGTVERVDDDELREAEAAGEVPEALAEKARSVASALENAL, from the coding sequence ATGAAGGCTCGCGTCCGGGGCATCTACGCGACGGCGCTCACCGAGGCGCTGCTCGACGCGGGCCACGACGTCGTCGACGCCTCGGCCCCGATCCGGCGGCGCTTCGACGCCGAGTTCGGCACGGCCGCGCCCGACGTGCGGATCGCGACCACGGAGGACCGACAGGGCGTGGGCGCACACGGCGACCCGGAGGCGGTGGAGACGCTCCGCGACCGCCTCGCCGCGACCGGAGTCGACACGCTGGCGTGGAGTGACCCGACGCCGCCCGGAACCGTGCTCGACGGGACGGCGACCGAGACGCTCGGCGGCGGGGCGGTCGTCCGGCTCCGGCTGGACGACGGGACCGTCGAGGGGTACCTCCCGTACGGGAGCGTCGACGACCGGGTCGAGACGGGGGATTCGGTCCGGGTGCAGGTCCGAGAGTCAGCGGCGCCGTGGACCGACCGCCGGCCCGAGGTGGCCGGGTCGCTGCGGGCGGGCGACGGGTTGGTCGCGCTCGAACCCGGATCGGGGACGCGCGTCGACGTGCGGCGCGACGAGGCCGCACGAGAGCTGTCGGGGATGCTCGATCTGCTCGGGTTGGAGCCGCCGGAAGGGTGGCGGGCGGTCTGGAAGCCGCCCGCGGTCGACGCGGACACCGAGGCGCTCCGAGCCGGCCTCGACCGGGCGGTCGCGGCCGCCGAAGGGCTCGGCGACGTCGTCGACGCGGCCGGGGGCGTGGGCGTCCTCGACGGGGCGACCGACCGCCGCGACGAGCCCGTCGCACGGCCGAACGCCGGCTTCTGGGCGTGGTTCGGCCGCGAGAGCCGGTTCGCGCTCGACGACCGCCGCCGCACGGTGACCGCGACGATGCCGGGTCACCACCGGGTGAAGGCCGGGGCGGCGGACGCGTCGACGGGCGTCGACCTCGCGGAGGCGCTGTGTGAGCCCGACGCCGACGCCGCGTTCCCGTTCGGGGTCGTGACGGACGCGTTCGGACCGGCCGAGGGCGACGCGCTCCGGCTCGAACACGGGAAGCCGGACGGGCGGCTGATCACGCTCGGCGAGGCGACGGTGACCGCGGTCGACGCCGACGGGTCGGTCACGGTCGAACGCGAGATGACCGGCGGCGGCACATACGACGGGTTAGACGTGCCGCGCGAGGCCGGCGACGTGGCCGAGACGAGCTTAAAAGAGGGGCGGTGGTGGTACCCGACGACGTACCGCGGGCGCGACGGGACCGTGCGCGGGACCTACGTCAACGTCTGTACGCCGGTCGAGGTGTTCCCGGACGCCGCGCGCTACGTGGACCTCCACGTCGACGTGATGAAACACCCGGACGGGACCGTCGAGCGCGTCGACGACGACGAACTTCGGGAGGCGGAGGCGGCGGGCGAGGTCCCCGAGGCGCTCGCGGAGAAGGCCCGGAGCGTGGCGTCGGCGCTGGAGAACGCGCTCTGA
- a CDS encoding PrsW family intramembrane metalloprotease, with translation MPSRSDPVESLADDDRDLYDIATWEERTSLDGLSVALHWLITRSAKALVVFVALLGLLAILGSFGLGLVFDPAVAILVGLSAVPALGLAAYVYLSDVTTGEPLSLLVATFLLSILTATFAAVLNSFAQPYFDPFGFPGLVLFFFVIVGPIEESVKLLAVRLYAYTDARFDAVIDGAVYGAIAGLGFVVIENLVYIARTVELAELSIGIAALGAGDGIAALRALAGPGHVIYSAFAGYYLGLAKFNPENRGPIIVKGLVIAATIHALYNTLVGPVTTVLSALTGIPRLASLFLFVVVFQGAFAAVLVRKLRRYRDAYLETRDAVDPSVAPELTEFEN, from the coding sequence ATGCCATCTCGGTCGGATCCGGTCGAGTCGCTCGCCGACGACGACCGCGACCTCTACGACATCGCCACGTGGGAGGAACGAACCTCTCTCGACGGCCTCTCGGTCGCGTTACACTGGCTCATCACCCGCTCGGCGAAGGCACTCGTCGTCTTCGTCGCGCTCCTCGGGCTCCTCGCGATACTCGGCTCCTTCGGCCTCGGCCTCGTCTTCGACCCGGCGGTCGCGATACTCGTCGGCCTCTCCGCGGTCCCCGCGCTCGGCCTCGCCGCGTACGTGTACCTCTCCGACGTGACGACCGGCGAACCGCTCTCGCTTCTGGTGGCGACGTTCCTGCTCTCGATACTGACCGCGACCTTCGCGGCGGTCCTCAACAGCTTCGCCCAGCCGTACTTCGACCCGTTCGGCTTTCCTGGGCTCGTCCTCTTTTTCTTCGTCATCGTCGGGCCCATAGAGGAGTCGGTGAAGCTGCTCGCGGTCCGGCTGTACGCTTACACCGACGCCCGGTTCGACGCGGTGATCGACGGTGCCGTGTACGGCGCCATCGCCGGGCTCGGCTTCGTCGTCATCGAGAACCTCGTCTACATCGCGCGGACCGTCGAGCTCGCCGAGCTGTCGATCGGGATCGCCGCGCTCGGCGCGGGCGACGGCATCGCCGCGCTGCGCGCGCTCGCCGGGCCGGGACACGTCATCTACTCCGCGTTCGCCGGCTACTACCTCGGGTTAGCGAAGTTCAACCCCGAGAACCGCGGGCCGATAATTGTCAAGGGGCTCGTCATCGCCGCCACGATACACGCGCTGTACAACACGCTTGTCGGCCCGGTGACGACGGTCCTCTCGGCGCTGACCGGGATCCCGCGGCTCGCCTCGCTTTTCCTCTTCGTCGTCGTCTTCCAGGGCGCGTTCGCCGCCGTCCTCGTGCGGAAGCTCCGCCGCTACCGCGACGCGTACCTCGAAACGCGCGACGCGGTCGACCCGTCGGTCGCGCCGGAGCTGACGGAGTTCGAAAACTGA